The Sander lucioperca isolate FBNREF2018 chromosome 4, SLUC_FBN_1.2, whole genome shotgun sequence DNA segment TTGTAATCACATACCAACTTCACGTCACCCACTTGTCAGACTCCACTCTGTACAGTGTGCAGCTAGCCAACTTGATGTCCAAACTTTGGAAGCACTTTGGACTCAAAagttaaacaacaacaaaggaaACCTTTATAAAACATTCACAGTATACAAAAAGCTcagttttaaataaaaaataccagGGGCACCCCCAATCTTGCTACTCATTTAAGAAGACAGCATGGTATTAAActtaaaccaaaacaaacaaaacaacactgCCAGTACATTGCACACTGGTCCTTGATTGCTCCTGGTTAAAGATTATGAAttcaacttttttatttatttgtaaggGCATAAGCCTACTATACATAGAATTGatgaatttgattaatttagatGGATGCAACTGACCATAGTGAAAAACGCATCTCAGTCTAAATGCATAGTAGATACAGATAATGTAAATTAATTGTAATATAAAATCTGATATTAATTGCAATCGAATCACAGCTAATTTGATTCCTATCAAGTCTGCTTTGAAATGTAGTGTATCTGTTCATTTTAACTCTGTCCGTTACATCTGACAGGTATAGATATACACCTTAAATATTCACTACTCTTTAGATCTACTATCTCCATTAGCTTGCAGCTTGCTATCACAGGCCAGTAGCACTAGCAGCCAAAAGACAAAGCTTGCTTGACACAATCTGTTGTCTCAATGCAGTCAGCAGTGCCATCTGGAGTTTGAGTGAGGCTAGACAGGAACATAATCAGATGATGTGTAATAGAGACCTGGCAGCCATGATGAATTGCCTGATGGAAACTCAAACACAATGTTTGAGTGACGTTTATTTTCTGATTGTCGAATTTTAAGAGTACTGatctggttaatgtggctcgggaaagggaagtttggggtcccctgctggagctgctacccccgcgacccgttaccggataagcggaagaagatggatggatggatggatggatgatctAGTCATGTTTTATAAATATGGGCCAAAGTTTCCCTCGTGTGATTGTAATAGCATTTATTGATGGCAGCTAGGCGTGGGCAATATAgataaaatatgtattcatcattgtttaattatttttataattcaatcaatatgtgtatatactatCATCATACATTTTCTGGAAATTTAATTGAGAAACTATTTATAGATATTATAACCACTCCCACCAATCTGCTCTTTGATTTGCAACATTGCCCACAATCATCGACTACAACCAGAGATATTAAGAATAGTTGACATTAGTCAAGTCATATAGTAAAAGAATCAAAAAATCCAGTACACTTTGGTTCTCTCAAGCTCAGAGTTTATGATCCGACAACATCCGTCTATAGGATTTTCTCGAGTGTAAGAGTTTTGTAGTAAGtgttacctgctgtaaatcatACAGCAAAATCTTGCCTGAAGCGTGTCTGTTGTCTTGCGGTATATATTGTCATATTAGGGTTGGACGATATGACAATATAGAGTCAGACCATATGTTGATAGAATTTTGCCAGCAGTATGTTAAGTGTTCTCTTGGCATAAAATTGGTATGATGATGTTTGGAAACCACTACTGTTCCTTGTCCATTCCTGTATTGTGACTACAGTAGGGGGCTGTTTGATACTTAATGTACCTGTGTTTATTAATACCTGGTACTGTGTTATTGTGCCTGTCAGACTGTGAACCTGAAGAGGTGGATGACTGGTCTCCAGAAACAAGTTGCTCTCAATGTTCATTCTGCAACCTTCCCCTGGACAAACTCAGCAGTGTAAGGATTGTTCTAGTCTGTTTGTACTGtactgtgttgtgtttgtattttgcCTTTAAACAAGCACATTTAAGTTATCCGTAGCTGTTTACAGCTGTAATAACTATATTGTTTGATATAAGATATAGAATATCATAGGATATACTgtactgatgataataaaaaCAGTCAGTAAAGTAActtctatttttttcttgtaGGATCAAGTACCTGCAGCCACGTCgcccctctcctccccctctgacTACTCTCCCTGTCAGGCTCCAGCCCTCTCTGAGAGCAGCCAATCAGCGCACAGGTTCCTCCAAGCTGTGTTTAACAAGAAAGGTGAGTCAGGTGTCTTTCTGCCTTGTGGCGCATGGCTCAAACGTGTCAACTTACGATACACTAAAGCTCCTGTCAAAGGCGCACTGCTATCAGCTTTTGCCTCGTAGTTATTCAGTTTCTATCTAAATAGAAGAATTAGCAGGAACAATAATAACATTCTAAATCTGTGTGATTGGAAACACTTTGACTTGTCTGCTTTGAAAGGCCCCAGTTTGCTTTTGTATTCTGGCATAAGGACTTGCTACTAGAGGTGTGCACGACTAGTTGATTAAATGTTGCTACCCTTGGTAGTCAGCCCCAGAAATACTAGTCGGTTAAACATATTATTTTATCAATATACAcgcattaaaatttcaaaatggcTCTTATAACAATCACAAAATTAGTTTGAACAATGTTTAACTTTATAGATAAAACCGTGCTCTAATTAAGACTGTTCTCTGAGTGTTATTGCTTTTAGACTAGTATATGTCGACAATGTCTCATTTACGGGATCATTCCGGTGCTGCCAGAGGTTCCGCAGGATGTCCCccattttcggccagatgtccctcaccttccgctttctttgtgttggcattctaaactccggtcgatgtatgaggactatggttaactgctcctcagatctctgcagggtaaatccagacagctagctagactatctgtctgagttttctcttgctaaaacaacctttgaatgttccaccaaaacaatttccttcccgaggctattttgcagaggcaccgttgctccgtccggcgcttagcgccacccatgacgattgtgattggttttaagaaatgccaataaaccagagcacctgtgtggactagccaaacTTACtcccgcagcgctgtggaggaaggtctggcaatgcgagactacttttAGACTAGTGGACTAGTCTTAATTTAAACTTCTGTTTAAGCGTCAGGCAAATTAGTTGTCGGTAACATTCCTACTTGACACTAGCTCTTTTGTGTGCTGTCACCAAAATGTTAAATCCCATTTTCGCACATAGCCAAGTATTTGCAATGCAGATAGTTTGTTTTATGTGATGAGGTTTGAGATAGCCTTCTCTGATGTTGCTGCTGCCACACTAATACCTTGGAGGTGAATTGAATTTCATTTGTGTAAACATTACGTTTGATTTATCTTTTCACACGCAATGTCCTATTCCTCTGGATAATCCAGACCTTGTGTTTAACAGTTTATCATGGGACAATTTCTCTAAGTAACTCATTATAGCATAAAATTGGAAATCCTGCTTGTTAAGTCAAATCCAGTCGTTTTCTAACTTCTATTGCACCTGTGCCGTCTTCATTAGATGTGTCCCCAGGCTGTGATTCCAACATCCCTCGGGTTGCCCAGGAGCTAATGAAGAAGATGATACATCAGTTTGCCTTGGAGTACGCGTCCAAGTGCCTACTCCACACTAGTACAAATGGTGTTACAACAAGGACCTCATCACCGTTGTCAGAAACATCAGATGCCCCTCTGGACCTCACAGTGAGCCGAACTGGGGAGGAAAAAGAGAGTGAAAGTGACCCAGGTAGGGAGGGCATCAAACTGAATTTTAagtcaataaataaatgttttaagacTGTAACATTGATGCCCACTGAAGGTACCAAACCACTGTAACTCAAACCCTAACCAGTTTAAATTAATTGTTTTTTGTAACAGATGGCGTGCTCGACCTCTCCAACAGGAACTCGGCCTGCTTAGCAACTTCATCAACATCATCTAATCACAAGGCCTCAGGGTAAGAGTTATTTTTTCTTGGATTGCCTCTGGCTATAAATGTTAGTGGTATTCAGCCTTGTGGCAAAATGCACAAGATTAGCCCTGTCATTACAATTAGTTAAAACTGAGGGTTCTTCTTCaatacaataatacatttaCATGACCTAGGCCTTTTTGTCCAAACCCAGTTTGTCTAAAACATTACTTTGCATGTgagttaagcctggttcacacgggacgattttaaaattgtcggccgattttccaatcctgagagaccccacacacggcaataaaaaatcacgggtctaacagttttggtcgtacagtgtgtggtgcgcagcacacggcaaaatcaacacatcacacacaaaccgatttgactcccgagcattcccaggtcagatgggaaatctcgcaaaatccctcgagatcaaacgtgacttcagagtaaacaatcatggcggacgaagaggatgcagtggcgataatttgtagtttgtttttaaccgaaaaaaaacgttatcaaaagaaaaggcgatggtcaaagaagtggagacaacgcgagcatggactatacttgctatacttatctccgacgtccaccggactttctggtgcgccatgccaccggctgttttgattttgtttcccggtgttggctacacgccacagtccacaggctgcgtgaccgtttgtccccgggggacaccacacacgaggagaaatcgggccaaaacaatccaacatgttggatatccccgatttgagatcggagcggtcctgacgtccttccgagcagacgagagcagtcttaacacaccacacacggcaggaatatctgatcagattattttacgataatcggagcatccttaagattgtcggaaggggtgaatcagggctaaaatcggcctaattatcctgccgtgtgaaccaggcttaaatCCTTAATTCTAACTGAGTTCAGCAGTCTACTGCATTTTCTTGTAGGTATATAGCATGGCTAAAATTGGAAGGTTAGCATCAATACTGTGTTGTATTACTGTCGTTTTTACCAGCGCTGCTTAATTTAAGTCGGCTAATTAACACCTCTGGCCTAAATGATATGCACACTTCTTTGTTTGGCAGTGCGTCAAGTCAGTTTGTTAGTCATTATGAAGAGctagcttgtgtttggtgttttggtTCTTGGGGGTTGACTCTTTTATCTCTTGAGCGGTAACGTCACAGCAATGGCACCGTATTATAACATTTGCCAGAGTTCAGGATTGTACAATGAGGAGAACATTGCAGTACCTCATAACGATTTacctcctttttttttactgatccAGTTATGATGAGTTTGATTATTCAACCTTCAAGCATGTAGGACTCTCACTGAAGGATATCACAAAACTACAAGGGTTGTGTGTGAGCGCCAAAGTAACCCCAGCCATTCACAGACTGTCCCACCTGGACGTGAAGAGGCtttgccacacacacaaagaatgtgtgtgtgtgagagacacacagcagcagtgtgtgagaacagacagacatgaaaCATAACAGTCGCAGTGATGTTACCAACACAAGGCATAAAGGAGTGGACCCCTCGCtctgccccccccacccccctaccCCACCCCCCCTGTCCCCTATGCCAAAATCAAACACCCTCCATCCTGACCCTGCTGTTTGGTCCTCCCATCCCTAGGAGGCAGCGCAGGCAGAAGGAGGAGTACATTGAGAGGAGCTTGGAGCTGTCTGAGGGGTTGCTGTCCAAGGCCTTGAAGGATATACGTTCAGGGAGGCTGCAGGAGCAGCGGGCCGCATTGCTTTATGGAATTCCCATTCACACCCTGCAACAAGGTCTGGACGGCTGGGCTGAGGGAAGGCGGGGGATGCTGCATCAACTTGCACCAGGAATCAGGGATGAAGTTACATCATACAATGTGATGTCATCAATGTTGGGCGGTGAAGCCCGTCTTGTTCTGCAGAAGGTGGCGGCGTGGGCAGAGAGGGCAGAAATTGGGGGAACTGCAGACGAGAATGGAGACTTGAGTTTCCCTTCAAGCTCTCCTACCATTTATCAGCCGAGTGGTCTACAGAAAACCCTCCCCCAGTCTTTTTTCCAGCTCAGGGATGCTCTCCAGCCCCCACCAAGCCCCACTTCTAGTCTGGAGCCACTCACGTCCCTGCGTATTCCTCAGGTCCGTTCCATGTCTGACCATAACAGGTCGATCCCAGCAGAGAATGGCAGCATGGCTGAAAACCTACTTCAACGTACCTCATCAATGGAGGGTGCCGCCAGTTCATCGACAGCTACTGGGAGACCTTCGTCTCTCTTCAAACTCAGACCTCCTTTCTTACAACATGGCTGTCCAGGCAGTGCCAACCAGTCTCCTCATCGCCTGGGACCACGCGGTTCCTCACTGGATGATTCAGAAGACGGTGGCCGGGATAAAGACAAGCAACCAAGAAAGAAACGTGGGAGATACCGCCAGTATGACCACGAACTGTTGGAGGAGGCCATCACTATGGTGATGGCAGGGCGCATGAGTGTGTCCAAGGCCCAGGGGGTTTATGGGGTGCCCCACAGCACACTGGAATACAAAGTCAAAGAGCGTACTGGAACACTGAAGAACCCACCCAAGAAGAAGTCTGCCAACTTTTGTTCATCCAATTCCAACTCGTCTTGTTCTGGTACCATGACCGGTTCCATTAACTCAGGGACTCTTGCCTCAGCTGCTGACGCAAAGATGTTCTAGACAACAAAACGCCTCTAGAACTCCTCAAAACTTGAACTCATCACCTCTGACAAGATACATGTTTTCTGGAGACACTTGTTTAAACACAACAAATGCCTTTACAAAATATATGGATATTGATATTCAGGTCTGTAATGTGATAGTCATACTTTTAGCTGTATTTCTCTAGCTTATTCCTGGGCTTCCTTAAAGCAGCTACAGGGTACAGCATTTTTTCAGGAGGCAGTGGTGCTCATTGCAGCTTTTGTTCACAGTGGCAAAACTGCGAAACTCAACAAACACCTCAtagcttaattttttttatcactaaACCTAAAAGATCTTAAAGGAAATGTCTTGTGGCATATTATCTGTTTAGGGTTATCAACAAATCCCAACAGAAAGACTAAAACAGAATTGTATCCTACTAACATGTATTGTCTGTGTggccaaagcctgatatattgAAATTATCAGGGGCCATGtgttttttaactattttttttttttttaaagttacatattgttttTGTCTTAAACTTTCATCAGGTATGACTGAAACGTTACTGCTTTTGTCCACTACTTTTTAAATTGAAAGTATTCTTGTGCCTCTGTTTTGCAGGTGTGCAATAGATTGTACATACAGTAATTTTTGGATGACAATGGAGTTCTATGGCATAAAGGTATACGCTGTATCAGTCTGTGGCTACAACGAACATGCTTTTAAGGATAAATcagttgttggttttggtctcttAAGGGGATTTGTTGGTAATAACAGGATACAAAAATAACCTTCAGGAAGTTCTTAACTTTGTTTTCATGTCTATATGATTTGGGTTTTTTCAAAGAGAAAACCTGACTTTGATTGGTACCCACTAGATGCCCAGGATTAAGTATGAGACCTCTTAAAACTAAGAAATAAAGTGTGACTCTCATGTTTGCTAGATGTTAGGTTATTCAGGTTTGATTCAGTTCATAAAGCTCCTCCTTAAGGGAGCGTTGATTGTCATTTGCagttttctatctctctctgggtATTTTACCTAGGCTACTGAAGTGACTTAGAGCCATTTTAACAGATTTAAAACTCATTGCTATTTAGACACCTCTACAAACAGGGAGATTGTACAGTATAAACTGCTGTGGTGGCTACGTCTTTACTATGAGTTTTTGTTGAAGAGATTAGCTTAAGAAAGCGATTTTGTGTCCACATAGTTCTCCTCTCTATTTGTGCAAGCTAGTCTGAACATTGTATTGAGTGTAGTTGGAATGCATCTCTGCAGCATGTTTTAAAGTGTGCACTGATAAGCTTGGGAAATGTACGTTATTTCATATGTGtactgtttgtgaaagatgtTCTTTTATTATCACATATATTTACTAATTCTGCTACTGTAGCTGTATTACTGTAAACCTCATACATGACTGCTGCTTAAATCTTTACTTTTCCCTGGCACAAAGAGGTGTAGCTACAACAAAGAAGCCTATTTCAACTAATTCCAAGATGACTATGTATTGTAATGTCTGAAGCCTACATGACAGGTTAGGATTTAGTGCATGGATGGGGTTAAATGTTATTGATGGTTGATTGTGTAGGCTCCTGGAGGTTACAGGTAGTTTTTGGTTTGACTTGATTCAGTGCAAGGCTTACAggcttttttgtttgtgtctggGGAAATGCTAAATGTTGCATCTGCCTCTGAGATGGGCCTATTTCCATTAACAGTGCTACTACCAAAGCAGCAGTTCAGGGTTACCCACACAAAGCTGCTTCAATTTGTTTTGCTGTGATCgcgatatctctctctctctctctctctctctctctctctctctctctctctctctctctctctctctctctctctctctctctctctctctctctctctctctctctctctctctctctctctctctctctctctctctctctctccaaccttGTTGCCACATATACCTCTGAACTTTATCTGCCTATAGTGTCGGGTTTCACATCGAGGCCTCTGTGTTATGATACTGAATCTGCTGGGGTATTAGCTAAGGAACACTTGTGAGTTGTTTGTCTCTCAAGGAACACATAGGTGTAAATGTATTGCcatcaacaacaacacttaAACTTCTTTCGTCGTTCAGCCGTTTTGTTGTGAAAGATTTCTTTACAGAATATCTGCCATGTTCTTAGCTTGCACTACAAGTCAGAGATTCTTGGTGTAAGTATTTGTCCTTGTTGGTTTATTTTATCTGTTATTTGTAATTTTAAGgctaattgtaaaaaaaaaaagattgtttggCTTTGGCAACCTTTGAAACTTTGGAAATTATACAAATTTACTGATGTCTCTGCTCCTGAATGTCTCCACTCCTATCAGTACACAGTGCCTGTGTCTGGGGCCACAGCATAGTGCAGCATGATGTCTCTACTCTGGGAATTATCTGCTATTTATATCAAAGAACCAGTTTGTAAACATGCCTAAACACCTCTTGAGAAATAGAAAATTATTTCATTGCATAAGTTGAATTGCAGTATATTCTAGAATACTTCAAGCTTAAGGCTTTTGTTTGTGAACTGCTGGCAAATCTTTGAAATGACTTAACAGAAATCTGCTATTTATGCATAAATTATTGCACTATAATTTATAAGCTTTTTTATTGTAGAAACAGTTTGTGTTGTTGCTGCATACTTATTTATTGATTGTGCTTCAGAATTTTACTAGTTTGGTTGTTGTAGTTCTTAATTTGTAATTGAGCACTTTGATGCAATGTGAAATATGTATTGCTGCATGAACGCTTTTAAATGTTAGCCCATATAATTTATTTAGTCCTACAATGACACCCTTGACTATTGTGGTTGTTTAGTGCTTACGTTAAGATGAAATTATTtaagtgattttaaaaaaaaatgtggtttaAACAAACTCAACACTACAGAATGGAACACTTACACTGCATCGTGTCCAGTTGAACCCTGACAAGGGCTGGAAATACTATCCATTATCAAAACACTTAAGCAGATGTAATGATATTAAAATCAATTGCTTGTTTTATAGTGAAATAAATCACTCACATGACCTGATTTAACTGTTCGTTGATTTGAacaataacatgtttttttgagCTGTTTGTTGGTGGAAgtgctgtttaaaaaaacattttggtttAAGCGTTCTACAATCGTTCCTTCCGCTTTTAGCAGAATGTTATCGTTTGCCTTCAGCAACTCATCAATAAAACACTTCTCTAATCATCTGCCTGTCATAATTACTAACATAATAGTTTGTTTCAGGGTCTTGCAGATTAACAGTTTACTAGGACCATATTACTGTTTTCAGGGAACTGCTTTTTCATGCTGATTTGACAAAAGCTGACTTGACAAAACCTGGCAATGCACCTCACCCCAAAACTTTCTAATCCAGTTTGAATCACACTTTCATAAAAGTGGCTGTGTATGCAGCAAAAGGCAATCCCAATGTGTGGGTTTCAAAATGTTTCTCTTGTATTTTGTCAAACGTGGATTTTTAATTAAGATGTTATTCCAATGATGTTAGCAATTCCAAACAATGCAGTGGGCTGCAATTGGCCACAAACAACTCTTATAATAAAGCAGTAATAAAAACATGGCAAAATTAATTGATGGAATGGTAGTAATTGTTTACTTGTGTGCATGaagaaatttggagtgctgtgaATAGCTGTCTTCCATGGTGTCTTTTTGTCAGAccgccattgtaaataagaactTGCCTGAAAAAATTTGGCTCTGCTGCTAAAATCCAAAAATGATTGCCTGATTAAACAGACCAGAGGTTTACAGAATATTTACATGCGGATAAGGTGGAAACCatataccatactatgactgagtaatacaatataatgttcataatagtgttgctttaaacatAATCGGACCTGGTAGTTTGTGTGAGTACGTTTTTTTAAGATGGGCTCAGCTATGAGTAAAACTCCAATCTTTATTTTTGCCTCTAGCTCCCAGCTGCTGTCATCTATGGAAGAATCGGGGGACCTGGAACAGCGAGGGACTAAGTGTCGCCAGAGTTCTGCATTGGGTGTTGTTCTCAGCTCGCTCTGCTCAGCACACCATTCCTTACTCTACCAGATTCTGAAGCTGGCACGCCAGGAAAAATTGCTGTTGTTCCTAAATCACAGACCTGTAGATCAAACTGAATCTCACTGCTGTCATTGTGGTGTAAACCCACAGGATATCGTTACCCCTAATGCAGTCTCATTTAGTGAATGTAAAGCCAATAACAGCAGCCCATACTACCCTTTAATCGATTGTGATCATCAAGGTCATGGCAGCATAATGTATCATCCAGGAGACCCCAAATCCAATTGTAGCATCCATCACTATCCTTTAACAGACTGTAAAAGTGACGCTCCTCTGGGCTCAAGCTACTGCTGCGTGCAGAGGTGCAGGATGGAAACCTACACCGTTATGTGTCCCAAGAGGCTGCACTGCATTTCCTGCCAAAGCCTGGCTGTAGGTCATATCAACAACAGAGTGTGTTCATTTGCATCCTCTCCTTCATTATCCAAATCCCCTTCACGATGCACTCCCTCCTCTAGTTTATGCCCTTCCTCATCGATCTGCTATAACCAACACAACCCCCTTTCTTGTCCCTGTTATCTAAACCATGCCTGTCTGACACAGGTCAGGAATACAAAAGAAAGAGGGGTTGGAGATGGGGATCCTCCTTGTCCTGTACTAACTAGAGAGCAGagcccctctcctcctcctctgtccccTATAACCTCAGACATCAATAAGAAAACTGATGAAAAGCCACCCTCCCTCCTTCACCATAGACAAGAGGTGGAAGCTGACCAAATGGTTAAAGATGGTCTCGTGAATGCAAGCCACCAGGAAGCAGATGTGGATACAACTACAGAAGTGGAGCGAGAATGTAGGACCCCAAAAAGTAGTCCGGCTGAGCAGAACCCAAGTGGGACTTCATTGCAAGATGTTGTGAATCGCTTCAGTGAGAAACTGGAGACAATTAGACCTATAGAGAAGGACCCACCTCCCGCTGTTTCCACAGCTGTTAATGTCTCTGAAAAGGATCAGCCACAGTGTCCCTCAACCAGTCAGAACCTGCAGTTTCAGGTTGATGCCCATTTGACTGAAATCATCACCACAGTGCTTCACACAGGCAGTGCTAGTGACTACAATCTCAGTGAGCTGTTCAATCGCCATGATAGCAAAGAGCCCAAGTCACCTAATACCCGCTCCCGACGTCGCCAAGAAGTCCTTACTGCTATAGCAACACCTGCTGATGATGCTTCAACCAGAAGGCAAACCTTACAAATTAAACGGGAGCTTGCCATGTTTGACCAGTCCTACAGTAGGAGAAAGGTACCACTAGCAAAGAGGGCAAGATTGAAAGATGGAAATATTACTGTTTCTACATCACCCACTTCATCAGATTCAAACCTAGTTAAAGAGGAGTCTAAAAGAGAAATGGAGGTAGGTGTTGACCCTGTAGAGAATCATAGAGTTAGCGAGGGACCACTGAACATTCTCACTGCAGAAAGTAACAGGGATGAAGTAAAAGAGGAGATACAGACAGTTATAGTAACAGAAGAAGTTCAGATCATTAAAGCAGAGGAGAAGGAAAGGGAAATATCCAGTGAGGAAAAGGATCTTACCCTTGCAAGCACTCAAAAACTGACCCCTGAGCTGCAGAGCAAGTATGGCAAACAAGGCTCAAAGGGTAACAGTGTACAAACACAGGTGATGACCGTGACTGCAACCTCAGCAAAACGGTGTAGCAGTCCCCGTAAAGAAGATGGTGGTGGTGCTGGAAGTGATAGGAACCTGGAAGAAGCCCCATCAGGTCAAAGCTCTGACAATAGACCAGGTAAAGGTAAAAATTGCTATAGTCCTATTAGAGATAGGCAGAAATGTCAATCACACCACTCCAAGGATGCAAGGAGATCCAGGAGAAATATAGTACCTCCACAGTGGTTCTCCTCATATGTGACAGAGCCCAGGTTCTACGTTGGATGTTTCTCTGAAAGCATCTTTAACCAGGGAATGCAAAAGCACAAGGTTTTGACATCTAGCACCCTAGATGCCTTATCCAAAGATCCAGATGCTGAGGACACCAAGCTTGAATCAAGGTCTTCACCTGAGCACACATTGAAGTTTCCCTTTGAATCAACCCATAAAGAACAATATGGACCATCCTACACAGAGTCAAAAGGTCTTTCTACAAACCAGGTCTTTCCGCAAACTTTGGCTGACAAAGAGAAGAGTCCTACAAAACAGAGCCCTGACAATAGGACAGATGTCAGCGACTGTGCTGCCAAGCCTTTTGGAAGGCTACGGTCATCTCCAAAAAGACTACTGGACTCAAAGACCACTTCAAGAAATCCCCAAAACCCATCAAATATGGATGTCACCATGAAGTCTGCTACCTGTGTTGAGAGCCCTCCCAACTCCCAAGTCCAGTATATTAGTCCTATAAAGCTCATGTTTGTATCACCAGTAAAGGATAAGGAAGGGGTCAGATATAGTCTCAAATCAGCATCTTCTGGTTCGAGTGCACAGGAACCTTTTGACCCATGTGTAGAGTCTTCATGGTCAGGGACACTTAAGAAACCCAAAAGCCAGAGAACTAAGTCTGCTACTTCACAAGTAAAATCCTTTTC contains these protein-coding regions:
- the lcorl gene encoding serine/arginine repetitive matrix protein 2 isoform X2, whose amino-acid sequence is MATVQCPNCTAERKGFRRELDSWRHKLIHCVGFESILEGIYGTLLLRDLNLFDDCEPEEVDDWSPETSCSQCSFCNLPLDKLSSDQVPAATSPLSSPSDYSPCQAPALSESSQSAHRFLQAVFNKKDVSPGCDSNIPRVAQELMKKMIHQFALEYASKCLLHTSTNGVTTRTSSPLSETSDAPLDLTVSRTGEEKESESDPDGVLDLSNRNSACLATSSTSSNHKASGSQLLSSMEESGDLEQRGTKCRQSSALGVVLSSLCSAHHSLLYQILKLARQEKLLLFLNHRPVDQTESHCCHCGVNPQDIVTPNAVSFSECKANNSSPYYPLIDCDHQGHGSIMYHPGDPKSNCSIHHYPLTDCKSDAPLGSSYCCVQRCRMETYTVMCPKRLHCISCQSLAVGHINNRVCSFASSPSLSKSPSRCTPSSSLCPSSSICYNQHNPLSCPCYLNHACLTQVRNTKERGVGDGDPPCPVLTREQSPSPPPLSPITSDINKKTDEKPPSLLHHRQEVEADQMVKDGLVNASHQEADVDTTTEVERECRTPKSSPAEQNPSGTSLQDVVNRFSEKLETIRPIEKDPPPAVSTAVNVSEKDQPQCPSTSQNLQFQVDAHLTEIITTVLHTGSASDYNLSELFNRHDSKEPKSPNTRSRRRQEVLTAIATPADDASTRRQTLQIKRELAMFDQSYSRRKVPLAKRARLKDGNITVSTSPTSSDSNLVKEESKREMEVGVDPVENHRVSEGPLNILTAESNRDEVKEEIQTVIVTEEVQIIKAEEKEREISSEEKDLTLASTQKLTPELQSKYGKQGSKGNSVQTQVMTVTATSAKRCSSPRKEDGGGAGSDRNLEEAPSGQSSDNRPGKGKNCYSPIRDRQKCQSHHSKDARRSRRNIVPPQWFSSYVTEPRFYVGCFSESIFNQGMQKHKVLTSSTLDALSKDPDAEDTKLESRSSPEHTLKFPFESTHKEQYGPSYTESKGLSTNQVFPQTLADKEKSPTKQSPDNRTDVSDCAAKPFGRLRSSPKRLLDSKTTSRNPQNPSNMDVTMKSATCVESPPNSQVQYISPIKLMFVSPVKDKEGVRYSLKSASSGSSAQEPFDPCVESSWSGTLKKPKSQRTKSATSQVKSFSSPLKSATSPARSTSSPAKSAPSSIKSASSSPKSVSSSPKSASSPAKSASSPTKSASSPAKSASSPAKSASSSPKSASSPAKSPSSSPKSASSPAKSPSSSPKSASSPAKSPSSSPKSASSPAKSASSSPKSASSPAKSASSPKSASTSPKIGSRRSGDGTPTKRGAGAESQKSLGDSISFQETTPKRRPGRPKKLGPQLEQKAKRPIGRPRKEKALDSVMGAKTVNGKSVIASDVKDNVNRNLKITVVYGRSRRNKRMVSEGFDQLQTEFHACQAVGLKSDLGILMHNPKTSSGSIKTASTELSEELHFVSPVKEAAPQSSSNIKCQKRDDSAPSRKPGRPAKVKISGISVTVTTVSPRQRRIQINKDIRRSPETLIHKKVVLPEFKSAKEPWTISCQSTSKSSQTEEGIETEGESKGKLPNQPVAVRHSMRVRKPSIHLLHAVATSTSRSYSHSNALLRRSKQLLLNKASNERRQGEQKSSLETSREKRLLCGQESKKISQDLSRVAEVSIDSIFTPKDTLRWWAASAEENTMNQELARRIRLISDTWVSNTVENQEKETAFNSKIGTKGNSSFTRNSKQSSVVRTLFDCPLNKPRSCSMPQLCSWFMQTTETQSLAIVKKASSRNPYEFMHFPRSAIKTSVCHSPQAERLRKHIKKFAKTVPKSPLQHQQAQRRLRKRTEALLSVHKIRRQLFTPRFATSRLNQGAQWWRSRAFDKYRTTLFRARTRFLTRKERERLRKRQRNKKNIKVATTCSKEHVVTGLQPKRKALRRSAKDQLTDRMENSSATSSVDQTQEPMDVQKEQNLCCKAWSPETLKECRVFLRKINSPDNESTEEEWDSCTVTLDDGSPSAYLFAGRERELVGVVKAVKTERKMSTTSRELAGSAPKSVQEQDEMSVGRQKGKYKSPGVVSTEPPQPPPAKMLRQSRMRGLTGPRWCDFVLEN
- the lcorl gene encoding ligand-dependent nuclear receptor corepressor-like protein isoform X3, coding for MATVQCPNCTAERKGFRRELDSWRHKLIHCVGFESILEGIYGTLLLRDLNLFDDCEPEEVDDWSPETSCSQCSFCNLPLDKLSSDQVPAATSPLSSPSDYSPCQAPALSESSQSAHRFLQAVFNKKDVSPGCDSNIPRVAQELMKKMIHQFALEYASKCLLHTSTNGVTTRTSSPLSETSDAPLDLTVSRTGEEKESESDPDGVLDLSNRNSACLATSSTSSNHKASGRQRRQKEEYIERSLELSEGLLSKALKDIRSGRLQEQRAALLYGIPIHTLQQGLDGWAEGRRGMLHQLAPGIRDEVTSYNVMSSMLGGEARLVLQKVAAWAERAEIGGTADENGDLSFPSSSPTIYQPSGLQKTLPQSFFQLRDALQPPPSPTSSLEPLTSLRIPQVRSMSDHNRSIPAENGSMAENLLQRTSSMEGAASSSTATGRPSSLFKLRPPFLQHGCPGSANQSPHRLGPRGSSLDDSEDGGRDKDKQPRKKRGRYRQYDHELLEEAITMVMAGRMSVSKAQGVYGVPHSTLEYKVKERTGTLKNPPKKKSANFCSSNSNSSCSGTMTGSINSGTLASAADAKMF